The proteins below are encoded in one region of Astatotilapia calliptera unplaced genomic scaffold, fAstCal1.2 U_scaffold_5, whole genome shotgun sequence:
- the LOC113018211 gene encoding uncharacterized protein LOC113018211, translating to MCIRLLNPSMEKMICRILLLIIFTSCVSGSFVINVTQTCYQAEENHNITLEWTFTTKPDRSTKTLNILCELFISDKVSVLYHVHEGVEVSESQDEKFSGRVQSDKDALREGRIRLQLSRLRTDDSGLYLCEVNTDYGFGVGRCRLNVTAVRDFLESARKPKASNTESRGGIGLYCGLTAALLLCCFSFIYCLNNRISTQSRGLDVGKL from the exons ATGTGCATTCGGTTATTGAATCCAAGCAT GGAGAAGATGATCTGCAGGATCCTGCTGCTCATCATCTTCACCTCATGTGTCTCTG GATCATTTGTCATCAATGTGACACAGACCTGCTATCAGGCAGAGGAGAACCACAACATCACACTGGAGTGGACGTTCACCACCAAACCTGACAGATCCACCAAAACTCTCAACATCCTCTGTGAACTCTTCATCAGTGATAAAGTCTCAGTCCTGTATCATGTTCATGAAGGTGTTGAGGTGTCAGAGTCTCAGGATGAAAAGTTTTCAGGACGAGTCCAGAGTGACAAAGACGCCCTCAGAGAAGGACGAATCAGACTTCAACTGTCCAGACTCAGGACTGATGACTCGGGTCTGTACCTGTGTGAGGTCAACACTGATTATGGCTTCGGTGTTGGAAGATGTCGACTCAACGTAACTG CAGTGAGGGATTTTCTTGAATCTGCGAGAAAACCTAAGGCATCAAACACAGAGAGTCGAGGTGGGATCGGCCTCTACTGTGGACTGACAGCagctctgctgctctgctgcttttcatttatttactgtCTAAATAACAGGATTTCTACACAGAGTCGAGGGTTGGATGTCGGAAAACTTTGA